TCCACCTCTTATTAGGGAATGTTGAATGAGAACCTCAGGTTGTAGTGAGGTGATTAGATTGGACAATAAAAAGGTATTGTGGGGTTTCAAAGGAGTATAATATTTGTTCTTTGGAATGAGGGGCCCACTATGActtgtgtttgtgagtttattGGGACCATTTCTTTGCCTTgctccctttttttaaaaaaattattgaaaaactttGTCTTTTAAGTATTTTGTGTACCCAAATGTATTGGAGTTGTTTAATGctataagcaaaaaaaattttaaaaaaaaaaagaaaagaaaaagaaaaagagcatataattatagattttgcTTTTCTGGTGAGATTGtagaaactatatttttatcttatcgGCTGTTTGACATGTGCAACTTGTTTTTATTACAGAAATAAatgaagtatttttttttagcatAGTTTTGTTGTACACAATGCATTTTATATGTAATGATGTATAAAGTCTTAGTATAATATATGAGCAGAGAGAGCTcttgtttggtttgatataaaACATGTTCCACTCTGCTGTATGATGCAAATTGTGTAATTACTGTTTGAAtagtgtataaaaaaaaaaaattataataatctcTCTAACAACTACTCTTTTAtcttcaaaaaacaaaaaaaaaaaaaaaaaaaaaaaaaaacaactcttTGCAGTAGGTATGCTTGACTAGTGCTTGTAAAATTCAAATCACATTTCAGTATATTTTACCCcaacataaatttaaatttttttatttctcatatGCTTTATTATACAGTACTGTCACTtccaaaaacaaaattttaaacttaaaaagatatttaagtcGAGTAAAAGTTGCACTAACAAACTATATAAACTTGAAAGCTCAATATATATCATTAGTCATTTACAAGCACTAGTCAAAAAAAGGCTCAATTGGGTTGGACATTTGAGATTGGATTTGGACCAGTTACAGGATTGGGTTTAGGCCTAATTCTCTAGCccaaaactaaaatatatataaattatgagGAATAGCCTATAGAAAGGTGTGGATAATATTTTTCTTGGCACAATCAAATGagtcaaatcaaacaaactaaaatattagacaacaaaattaaaacttttaaggaATTAGTAGTTATTTTGAAATGACTCAAAATTTAAGTCAGTTTTGTGTACTTCTaccagtatttttattacacaTGTATAGTTTTGTATGTTGTCGAAAAATAGTTGAGCTTGCCCTATTTTACAACCTCATCATCCAAGGGccaatttttctttattaatctTGTTATGCTTTGTTCttttaatagtaaatttttttaaaaaaatcttttaaattgtGGAAGGTAttagatcgttggcgctaaccattaatttcaaaagctcgagctgttagaaatacgcaaccaattcatttGAAGTGTACAGATATAGCGCTctcgggtctcgattgtgactcggcccaaccagttTCACGCCACAGGACAGGATACTGGcacatttaagccaacaacCCCCCTCTAGCATCTGCACACATTTGGAGTATGTGGGAATCAAACTCACGACCTCTAGCTCTAATATCacttgtcggattgttggcgctaaccattaatcccaaaatctcgagctattagaaatacgcaaccaattcacttaaagcctacagatacagcgcccccgggtctcgattgtgactcggcccaaccagcctcacgccacttcaaaTATAACTCAGCCTACTCAGCCTTACgctacttcgaacatgactcggccgaACATGGCTTCCCGCTACAGAATAAaatgctgacccatttaagccaatagAAAGGAGATTTACGATGGTTATATTAAAGATTGTAATCCTACTATCCTCTTTGGATTATAGACTTAGCATTTTACCTATTTccacatactttttttttttttcctagtttTCTACTTCATGTGAAACTTAAATTCCATTtgcttcttttacttttttttttttttagagaaaaagatagcaagctacccgcttcattcaatagGAATAGTGAACTTAGCAAGATATATGGAAGCAGCTAGCGCTTCCGAAGGATACAGGAGGTATAAGTGTGAGGAAAACAAACGGAAAAATAGCGAGTAAAAAGAGTTAGCAAAAGAAATGGAAAaggataaagtaaaaaaatgaaaaatgaaagaaaaacaGTAAGAGGGTCGACGGTCAGTGAATCTCGCTCTAAGAGGCTAGTAGGGCTTTAACTCGCTCCAGCGACCGGGTAGGGTTGCGGGATGACGCGCGAAAAATGATGTTGTTCCTGTCCGTCCAAACGACCTACCATATTGCCGACAAAAGAGTTAATCCTTTTAGCCTCGATACAGAGTCGGTTATGCCAGTAGTTTTGATCCATAGTTCTCGAACCTCGATCGAGTCCTCTAGTATCACGTCCGAACCTTTCGCACATAGGAGCAGGTATCTAACGAACGCacaattactatatatatatatatgcagagtgggctggtatgcttctggaagcacggagccctccgtgcttccaagttgttttcgatgttcggactttcgaatcaacgatcggctctgttagacttgatctagagtatttgaagtagctagaaaataaattttgtgatttttcgatatcatttgcctagtgatcgaaggggctcaaaatcaataattttaatgaccgtggtgagccgtttgcaagtttaacggtgtagaaatatccaaattacatgaaattttgatagaaaattctttataccatataaaacaagatcaataactttgatctaaaattttaatgtcatatcatcatattttgtaagatttttattttcagctgttgattttgagccacttcgatcactaggcaaatgatatcgaaaaatcacaaaatttattttctagatacttcaaatactctagatcaagtctaacggagccgatcgtcaattcgaaagtccgaacatcgaaaacaacttggaagcacgaaacgctccgtgcttccagaagcatacgagacgcactatatatatatatatatatatatatatatatatatggatttgTTTTTTCCTAAAGTAACTAAAAAGACCACATAAAGTATATAATATTCAATGAGCTTTTGATACACCAGCTGAGTACTAAAGTAGCCTCATCTAATGATGCAATATATTGGGTTTGGTGTGCTTTTGAACATGCTTTACTTTTACTTTCCATTCATGGAATTAAATGCATggttaaatattattaactcCCATGGCCAGTGTTGTTTGACCAAACAAGGAACCaagttttggtggatttggatTCATAGAATGTGACAAAAGATTTCTGTTTTTAGTCCACTAAAGCTAAGTTTTCCCTCTTCATTATTCCTTGTTCAGGTAGAAGTATTCCACTTTATTAGTTTGACCAAATGTATAAAAGGATCATATTTTGGATACATTTATCTCTTTTCTcccaatatttcttattatatattctCCATAAGAAAAACTAATACCATGCAAGAAGCTGTTGTTATTACATAAGCTCTATAAAATAACTTAGAAATAATGTCTAACCCATGATAATTTTCAATCTTGGTaggataattattttttgtccCCATTGGGATTTAGATACCAATTTATTGCTatagagaacaatatcaaacaCATTGAGATCAGTTAATGTCACCAACTCTCTAACTTAGGGCTTTATTATTGTAGAACTCAACAGATATAGTACAATAATTAATCTCATATTAGATCTCTTTTGTGTGGTTAAGGCTAATTTGTTAAAACTAAAACTCCTTTTGCTATTATCTTGACTTACTTAAGAAATGTCGATCAACGTCTTTGATCTATTAACTAAACCGATTTCCGAGTGCCGAGTCGTCatctgtcaattttttttttttttttttgagagataggtagcacgctatccgcttcgtttatttcatttagaattaaacttagctgaaaatatgaatcaattaggattcgagcttgggtctcgggtaccaaccagcaagccctttaccacttgctctagggacggtcatcTGTCAACATTAAGCTGTGACTAATGCAAATGATTGAGCTTTTTTAAGTTAATGGTGACTTCAATTACAAGCATTGTTAActtaatctttgttctttagTTTGGTCACAAGCAACCATCAAGCTTCAACAGGTGTCAACAAATTAATGGTGGATTATTCACAGTGATTAATCATTATGCCTCTAAATCCCACTCtgattagatcaatttaaaACCATTTTTTAATTCCATTCAAATATGATAACATATAATAGTACACTATTTTGTCATTATAAAGAGAATATGAGATCCTAGCTCAATAATGTGCCATGGTCCTATAAATAGTACTATAAATAATTGAGAAGTTTAAGATTGCATGCAAATGTACAATGAATGTTGAATTCAGGGCCATGCATCTTGGGTTTTcttattttaactatttttcaATAGGGCTTTGACTAAGACATTATCCCATTTAAATAGGAAAAGAATATTCTCATTTCGGTGAGTGTAACAACACTCTAATTTGGATAATCAAATACGTAACTTGTGATATTATGTAGCTTCTACGAATATGCTGTTTGAgtaaaactattaaaattaaacgagcgctaataattttttataatgaacTTTTTTTAGGCATATATACCCTTGCAAGCATGctatgtaaaattatataaataaattataatatccTTCGATATTATCAATTATTTGCTCATTAATTTACCTCTATTACACTAAGTATAATTTATGGGCGAGAACataaattgtcacgccccgaattactCGTTTTCagggcgcgccgacaaatccgccgtatacaaaaaaattttctctgtatacgaagcgatagctgtacctgtaaatcatataatactacaaacagtagtatagagctgctagaagaatcAGTAGAAAACTAAACtaagtttcatatacatacgcCAAAATCTAAGATAccaactactcgcactggcgagttaaggataggtatgtacatgaactccaacaaaacactacctgcagtagggcactTCTAactcggctcgtcgggtagggctctaactcgcgacgtctttgcctcgatcctgatcaggaatagcagcagccgaagacgatggctctgcaaaaatatgCAACAACAGGGCGTGGGAACTACTCAAATACTAACTTAATTAGACATATGTGCAATAATCAATTCTCGCAATCTTATTTGGGTTTTTTCCTACGGCAAAtactttttacattttttttttggtcaaacacatgcttatttttttatgaattaatGCACAAATAATTCTGCTATTCCGAAGCCGAATTCAATGCGCAaaataagtgttagtaaattataatagttttattaattaatagtttctTTTTTGTCCTTTGGTTTGGGGTGGGGGAGGACCAGTACTGCATAAATAATGGTCATAAATAGAAGTAGGGTTTAATTGCAGTACTTATTAATCTTCCAATAATTAACCCAACATTAAAAGATTCCTTCTCAGTATTTGTAGGGTCACACTACTAaagaaaaacaataaataaaaataaaaataaaataataataataataataatattctcgCGATTTATTAAAGAGATCATTCGCAATGATCTTTGAATAGCCAACACCAACAATTTAAATACCCATTTCCCCGTGTCGACAACATATCGACAAGATATAATCTGGTACATATAAAATGCCCCAAACTCTCTTTTTTGTTAAATAGTTAGAGCATTTATTTATATGTCTCTTGTtgctattaaaaatttttgaatatattcACCTCTCAACAcccaaatttttttctaaaatctaatTCCATTAATAAACCGTAGAGGAAAAGAcaatatttgaagaaattattTAATATCGATAAGGTTATTTTGCTCATCcagaaataaataagatatttttaaaattttagaaggcatattaaatattattcctACATAACTACAATAATAAAGTaccaaaaaattgataaaaagtatatatgaaAAGTAATTAGTGCAAATTGGTACTAAAAATAATGattataataatagaatataaaaaaaatatgttaataGTAAATATCAGTACGGCACGACACGCATCATTCGATACTTTGTCGGCGAAAATTGGCCCCGCAGAGATTAATGTTATGCATATAAACAGTGTTTCATGTACATGCAAATTAACTAAGTCTCAATGCGAGGGATCACATGGCAAATAATTAAcagttttcaaatttaatatatataggttaaaatatatggaaaattttaaagtgtgttttttttttcgaaatcgAGCGATTTAGtatattaaattagaaattttatttattacatcAAGCAGTAACTTTATCACGTTCAATTATTATAATCAGTATTAATTAAATAAGTCAATAGTTGATAAAACTATTGAATTTAGTAAAGTTTTTTAGTGAAGTAATTAAAAACcataattaaaagattaaagtTTAAGAGAATGTTTCtatacaattatttttattatcgagagaattacttaattttgattaatatttATTTGCGAGAATTTTGATGCACTGATGAAAGGAGGGATCactatcgaaaacgacttgttTTGTCCACTAGAAGAACGCCACGTGGTATTATTGAATAGTTCTTTTCAACTTCGTATTGGGCCACGTGGATGAGATGCATCGTCTAATCGCTTCAaccttaaataataaaaataaaataaaactctcttattattaattagcatCAAAATTGTCTAAGGAGCATTTAAACCtaaacaatttaaatataaaaaaaaattaggaattagAGATTGAAACAAAAggccaaattttattttatttttttaagaaaaaaatagtaaactatCCGCTTTATTAGGTCCTCGGTAACAAAGTTGgagtaaaattttctaaatattactcacattttttttattttttttcaaaaaataaaagaaaaaagacataCAAAaagtcttctttttttttctataataaaaGAGCATTAGATGGCCCCACCTTCTCCCCCTCTGGGACGTCAGCGAGTCGGATTTGGGtgggatttttaaaaattcgaatccgaatttgatgaattttaaaaatttatattcaaattcgaACCCAACCCTCCAAAGTccgaaatccgaatccaaatacGAAAATCCTagcccgaaacaattatttttctttaccatgtttaaaaacatattatattaaatttagcttttttaagatataaattcaaatacatcatcaaatatttatatacatattttatataaaatataaaatcaatacGGATTTGAATCGGATATTGACAAAATTCataattgaattcaaattcgtTAGATTTTCGTTTTTTGTATTCGCATCCGAAATCATATTTGTTCAGTATTGAATAAAACTACTgcgttcggattcggatttaaataaaaatatgaatattcatATCTATTGATATCCCtatccccctcccctcccccctcACTTATACCCCTCCACTtgagaacaagaacaagtaagaataagaagaagaaaccaaacacataaacacacacacacaaaacttattgagagagagagagagagagagagagctagagagagagagcttacaTAGATTTGGATAATTCCCTTGTTTCTTATTTGTTTTAGTGTAATGGAATACCAAGAAGAAGCAGCAgtagcaccaccaccaccaccacaacccaccacctctccctcctcctctgtcgccgccgccgcctcctcgcgcTTCAAACGGATCTGCGTATTCTGCGGCAGCAGCTCCGGAAACAAGCCCAGCTACCAAATCGCCGCGACGCAACTCGGACATGAAttggttctctctctcttcctctcctctcattTGTAATGTCTTAATATGATTCATTAACTTGTTTGCAtgttacaaataaaaaatatggttttttttattttttttgatgtgtttttgttgtttggttcgtttaaacatttatatatataaacatcgttctctaccaggttaaacttttagagtacaacggttatttcatatttttatatttaacaggttCACACCCCTCCCTCTTCTCCTATTCCTCTTTTAGTTGTAGAATGTCATAGTAGTGCTCATACAATGCTTTGATTAtgattcatattttataaaaagatgattaatttgttatttgtttttttttctttttttttgtgtgtaggTGGAGAGGAACATAGATTTGGTGTACGGTGGGGGGAGTGTTGGGCTCATGGGACTTGTTTCTCAAGCTGTTTACAATGGTGGAGGCCATGTTTTAGGGTaattaatatgataaaatttctaaatttctctctctctctctctctctctctctctctactcttttTTGCAGGGTTGTTCCAAGGACTCTAATGCCTAAAGAGGTATGTGTGAATATATAGCTTGTCACTATATTATTTGAATACTGGGATTTAGTTCTTATACTTTCACTTAAACATTTTAATTGTCTCACGCATTTCAATTCGAAGATCatatgactacttgccatttCCAGTGTCATTTTTCTTCGGTTAGGGATAAAATTGCAATATGTGAAAAAGTTCATGCACTGAAACTTTTATAcgaaaattatagtttttttttttttttgagagatgaaAATTATAGTTTTAGTGTTATTCTTTTGGTGTTATTCTTTTGGTAACACCAAAAGAATAGTTTTAGTGTTATTCTTTTGGTGTTATGTATGTGCACAGGAATACTTTCCTTTTATGGAACTTATAGTTCTAGTGTACATAAATAGTACCAAATTTGGTACTAAAAATGTTCCTTACATTTGATTTTGGGGAGTTTCAGATAAGAGGAGAGACGGTAGGCGAGGTGAGAGCCGTCTCCGGCATGCACCAACGGAAGGCCGAGATGACCCGCCGTGCCGACGCCTTCGTCGCCTTGCCCGGTAACGCTATATCAtactgtgagaccccagatagttctatatataagatataataggattaAAATTTTTGACCCAACTTAAGCATTCTGAATGATGGCTAAGCCCAGGAGACTTGATTCTTTGAGAAGTTGGGACGTCACACACATTGTCACACATCATTACattactctattttttgaaaCATTAAGTACACAGTAATATAAGCTAGATCTTCATGAATTGgattttagatattaattaaaaagtggAAATAGCCATGAAAAGTTTCATTCTAAGTCATTGTTGAGACTCCATCAAGAGCATGTGAGTCAACAGGACAACCTGTGATGATATTAATTTTTGTACTATAAGCTATTCCATTTCGAGCAATATTACTGTACACCTAAATAtcagatataaattttacacttcaCTCATCCAAAGGTCGCGTTATCTCTCCACCAGccttttcaatttcatttttaatactaaaaaattttaaaaaatttgtgaaCTCTAAAGATGATTGAGGTGTAAAATTTTGTacgtatatataaatatacaggtagcatttttttttttcttttatatctttTTGACTTATATGCATGTCTATGGTAAATATCAAGTTTATTTATTCGTCTACTTGATTAGGTGGCTATGGAACTTTGGAGGGTCTCCTTGAAGTGATAACTTGGGCTCAACTAGGGATTCATGACAAACCAGTAAAGCCATTCATACCCCTTTTTCGCATACTTTGTCTCTAAATTTGTTACCATAAAAAGTTTAAGATAtaacaaacagaatatttacataaaaaaattatatattcttacaaaCTATGCTAGCAATCATCTATCAAATCATCCTTAACTTGAAAGATGTATTTATACGGTCGTCAGTATACGTAGTTGAGTATCTAGGTGTAAGATATACTATACATCTTCGAGTATAGGTGGGTTTGTTGAATGTCGATGGCTACTACAACTCTCTGCTGTCGTTCATCGACAAGGCGGTCGACGAAGGATTCATCACGCCGGCCGCCCGACGTATCATCGTTTCCGCACAAAGTGCTCGCGAGTTGTTGTCGAAACTCGAGGTACTAGATTTTGTTACTCTTTGTCCCCATTTTCGTATTTCTCTTATGTATTTTTCGCACCGCACCGTACTCCACCTTAGTAGCTTTTTTCTACAAATTTAAGCTTTAATTCGATACAGAAATTGTTTACGAGGATCTCGCAATTACTTGTCATTTTTTCATATCTAAGCaaaactaaactatatatataaagtgcaTTGTAGTTGATTCACTCAATTGTtaactaaaacaaaagaaaagtgaGATTAAGTTTTGATTTGTTTAATTGCAGGATTATGTTCCAATGCATGATGAATCCGAGCTTGTTCTAAGTTGGGGGATGGAGCAGATATGTCACTCGCCGAAATCGGAAATTTTTCGTTGATTTTACGAACTcctttgttaattaattttgcatCAACAAATTAATGTAGCCTCTATCTAATCTTCTTGTGCTAATCATTAGTGTAGTTAATTTCTTCTcaatctcttctttctctctctgtttttttttttccttctttttctttttctttttctaagcTTGTCACATCTAAGTTTATAGGATTAAACGTTGAAGGAGAaatgttaagaaaaaaaaaaaaaaaactagaattcTATAATTAGATGTCCTTTTTTTTAGATAGAAAGATTAGCAagcttatttttttctttttttttagaaataaacttaaatagaaatataaagcGACTATGTTGTATTGCATTAATGTTGCTTTGTGATCAATCGGGTCGATTGCTATTGTGTCTCACCGagtcacatatatatatatatatatatatatatatagagagagagagagagagagagagagagagagagagagagagagagagagagagttgagctagaatactatcgatagcaaacggactattttgccacccatttgttttcgatgatggaacttccaaatcgacgatcggtaccgttgaacatgatctataccactagaagtgtttagaaatcaaatttcaaatcttttcgacatcatttgcctaatgatcaaagggtttcaaaatttgtaattttaatggtcgatatgagacgttttttcgtttaacggcgtaaagatatccaaatcaattgaatttttgttagaaaattctttaaactatttaaaacaagatctatactcttgatcttgattacaagactcctatcatcattttttaaagaatattcattttcagccgttcatttttgtgtccactcgatggataagaaaacaatatcgaaaacgtatgaaatttgatttctaaacacttcaagtggtatagatcatgttcaacagtgccgatcgtccaTTTGgtggctccatcatcgaaacaaatgggtggcaacggagtccgtttgctatcgatagcattctagctcaactctatatata
This genomic window from Ananas comosus cultivar F153 linkage group 3, ASM154086v1, whole genome shotgun sequence contains:
- the LOC109707960 gene encoding cytokinin riboside 5'-monophosphate phosphoribohydrolase LOG1-like, giving the protein MEYQEEAAVAPPPPPQPTTSPSSSVAAAASSRFKRICVFCGSSSGNKPSYQIAATQLGHELVERNIDLVYGGGSVGLMGLVSQAVYNGGGHVLGVVPRTLMPKEIRGETVGEVRAVSGMHQRKAEMTRRADAFVALPGGYGTLEGLLEVITWAQLGIHDKPVGLLNVDGYYNSLLSFIDKAVDEGFITPAARRIIVSAQSARELLSKLEDYVPMHDESELVLSWGMEQICHSPKSEIFR